Proteins from a genomic interval of Meiothermus sp.:
- a CDS encoding IS630 family transposase yields the protein MVFLFRLLFPELELEVWGFDERRIGLKPIRRRVWALRGRTPLAQERPRYRWLYVYAFIRPGTGESEYWLLPSVSVEGFQLVLEAFARLRGAGAGKLVLVVLDQAGWHTSGRVEPAKGLGLCYLPPYSPELQPVERVWGLIDAVVANGQVQDEEELWAKVEARCAYLQTQPALIQSYTLFHWWPGGC from the coding sequence ATGGTTTTCCTGTTCAGGTTGCTCTTTCCTGAACTGGAGTTGGAGGTGTGGGGCTTTGATGAGCGCCGAATAGGGCTGAAGCCCATCCGCCGACGGGTATGGGCCTTGCGAGGGAGGACGCCGCTAGCGCAGGAGCGGCCCCGCTATCGCTGGCTGTATGTGTACGCCTTCATAAGACCGGGTACGGGGGAAAGCGAGTACTGGCTGCTGCCCTCGGTCTCGGTGGAGGGGTTCCAGTTGGTGTTGGAGGCCTTTGCCCGGCTACGGGGGGCGGGGGCGGGCAAGCTGGTACTGGTGGTGCTGGATCAGGCTGGCTGGCACACCTCGGGGCGGGTGGAGCCAGCCAAGGGCCTGGGGCTGTGTTATCTGCCACCCTACTCGCCCGAGTTGCAGCCGGTAGAACGAGTCTGGGGGCTCATTGACGCGGTCGTGGCCAATGGGCAGGTGCAGGATGAAGAGGAGCTGTGGGCCAAGGTGGAAGCCCGGTGCGCTTACCTACAAACCCAGCCCGCGCTTATCCAGAGCTACACCCTATTTCACTGGTGGCCGGGGGGATGTTAG
- a CDS encoding universal stress protein, whose product MLRHILVPVGLGPGSLAAVQYALGLSRWLGCKVTLLHVLEHPNPSIGEALTKMAQGARHPPTVLLVEAHSQSIGAVVAQTAQQTRADLIVIGRRDTAQKAPEELGLVARSILANAKVPVQVVPSVKVVQSKPWIQRFTDEVLEI is encoded by the coding sequence GTGTTGCGCCACATTCTGGTTCCGGTAGGGCTGGGGCCGGGTAGCCTGGCGGCTGTCCAGTATGCGCTTGGCCTTTCTCGCTGGCTGGGCTGTAAGGTAACGCTTTTGCACGTACTCGAGCACCCCAACCCTTCGATCGGTGAGGCCCTGACCAAGATGGCCCAAGGGGCGCGCCATCCCCCTACAGTGCTGCTGGTTGAAGCCCACAGCCAGAGCATTGGGGCGGTGGTAGCCCAAACCGCCCAACAAACCCGTGCCGACCTGATTGTGATAGGCCGCCGCGATACTGCGCAGAAAGCTCCGGAAGAGCTGGGATTGGTGGCTCGGAGCATACTGGCCAACGCCAAAGTACCCGTTCAGGTAGTGCCCAGTGTCAAAGTGGTGCAAAGTAAACCCTGGATTCAGCGCTTTACAGATGAGGTGCTCGAGATTTGA
- a CDS encoding DMT family transporter, producing the protein MRRDLLLGLLYLNLATLFWGSTFVLVKDSLQTLGPGQINFVRFAIATLVFVPFLLRRDPRLWGAGLELGAVLFLAYLTQTVGLQYTTASRSAFITTLYVVALPMLLGLLGQRLGWPIWLAAGLAIGGVGLLSYDGSPPNLGDLWTLGTALAYAVYIWRLEHFARQHATLPLTGIQMLTVALLSLVWMLWEKPVWNAAGFPYFSLLYLGLVASALCIWLQALGQRRVPAPQAAVIFTLEPVYAAAFAYILLGERLGLQGLIGAGLIITATLISQLRSPKPHPEQITPEM; encoded by the coding sequence GTGCGCCGAGATCTGTTGTTGGGACTCCTTTACCTGAACCTGGCTACGCTGTTCTGGGGTAGTACCTTCGTGCTGGTAAAGGACAGCCTGCAAACCCTGGGGCCGGGGCAGATCAATTTTGTGCGTTTCGCCATTGCTACACTGGTTTTTGTTCCATTTTTGCTCCGGCGCGACCCCCGGCTCTGGGGAGCGGGCCTCGAGCTGGGCGCGGTGCTTTTTTTGGCCTATCTGACCCAGACCGTGGGCCTGCAGTACACCACGGCCAGCCGCAGTGCCTTTATCACCACGCTGTATGTGGTGGCCCTGCCCATGCTACTGGGGCTGTTGGGGCAGCGCCTGGGCTGGCCCATCTGGCTGGCGGCCGGGCTGGCGATTGGGGGGGTGGGGCTTCTGTCCTACGATGGTTCACCGCCCAACCTGGGCGACCTCTGGACGCTGGGAACCGCCCTGGCCTACGCCGTGTACATCTGGCGCTTAGAACACTTTGCGCGCCAGCACGCAACCCTGCCGCTGACGGGCATACAGATGCTCACCGTTGCGCTTTTGTCGCTGGTCTGGATGCTCTGGGAAAAGCCGGTATGGAACGCGGCTGGCTTCCCCTACTTTTCGCTTCTGTACCTGGGCCTGGTGGCCTCGGCGCTTTGCATCTGGTTGCAGGCCCTGGGGCAGCGGCGGGTTCCAGCCCCCCAGGCTGCGGTGATCTTTACCCTCGAGCCCGTTTATGCGGCGGCTTTTGCCTATATTTTGCTGGGGGAGCGGCTGGGCTTGCAGGGCTTGATTGGGGCAGGCCTGATTATCACGGCCACCCTGATCAGCCAGCTCAGAAGCCCCAAACCCCATCCCGAGCAGATAACCCCGGAGATGTGA
- a CDS encoding bacterial transcriptional activator domain-containing protein, translated as MKRLSYRSEQAPPTQVRTLGQVEVLVAGRPAIWHAHTAEELFFYLLSYPEGRSKAEILETLWGLDPDPVANNRFRVTLFRVRTALQNPAAVQEDHGRYRLSETILRSSDLYSFYQALAEGQRASCDTARLEAYQKAIALYQGDYLPGFANNWVSEAREEHRTAYIQALLEVALIYYDRADWRQAALYLQQALKKDPYLGENYHQRLMWCLAAAGDSYGAIEHYRRFTKFLREELGDTPMPETQALAERIKQNQLLLPYHNPSSSSLTGHVNQLATAPALQLHRSGL; from the coding sequence ATGAAAAGGTTGTCGTACCGTTCAGAACAGGCTCCGCCTACCCAGGTACGCACCTTGGGCCAGGTGGAGGTTTTGGTCGCAGGCCGTCCTGCTATCTGGCACGCCCATACCGCCGAAGAACTCTTCTTTTACCTGCTCTCGTACCCGGAGGGCAGGAGTAAGGCGGAAATCCTCGAGACCCTGTGGGGCCTCGACCCCGATCCGGTGGCCAACAACCGCTTCCGGGTAACGCTCTTTCGGGTTCGCACCGCCCTGCAGAACCCCGCAGCCGTCCAAGAAGACCATGGACGCTACCGCTTGAGCGAAACGATTTTGCGAAGCTCCGATCTGTACAGCTTCTACCAGGCACTGGCTGAGGGCCAGCGCGCAAGCTGCGATACTGCCCGGCTGGAAGCCTACCAGAAGGCCATTGCCCTGTACCAAGGCGATTACCTGCCGGGCTTTGCAAATAACTGGGTCTCAGAGGCCCGCGAGGAGCACAGGACAGCGTATATACAAGCCTTGCTCGAGGTCGCCCTCATCTACTACGACCGCGCAGACTGGCGTCAAGCTGCTTTATATCTCCAGCAAGCGCTCAAAAAAGACCCCTATCTGGGCGAGAACTATCACCAACGCCTGATGTGGTGTCTGGCCGCTGCGGGCGATAGCTATGGGGCTATCGAGCACTACCGCCGCTTTACAAAGTTTCTGCGCGAAGAACTAGGCGATACGCCCATGCCCGAAACCCAGGCCCTGGCCGAGCGCATCAAGCAAAACCAGCTCCTTCTGCCCTACCACAACCCCAGTAGCTCGAGCCTGACCGGCCATGTAAACCAGCTAGCCACAGCACCAGCCTTGCAACTTCATCGCTCAGGCCTGTAA
- a CDS encoding winged helix-turn-helix domain-containing protein: MQLAQHQRRPRLELQLRHHPDNLHALYRESQDHTERARWHALWLLARGQSIPEVARNLGYTDRWVRQVIHRYNQGLPMKNLRHENKGRAPLVPPELQEGFRQALLQPHPRDGLWSIRNAAEWLAERLGRPVDGRRAWYWMRRLGLAPLRPRPRHREADAKRQEAFKKSSF, encoded by the coding sequence ATGCAACTGGCCCAACATCAGCGCCGCCCCCGGTTGGAACTCCAACTGCGACACCATCCGGATAACCTCCACGCCCTCTACCGGGAGTCCCAAGACCACACCGAACGCGCCCGCTGGCACGCTCTCTGGCTGCTGGCCAGGGGTCAGAGCATCCCCGAGGTAGCCAGGAATCTGGGCTATACCGATCGCTGGGTGCGTCAGGTAATCCACCGCTACAATCAGGGCCTGCCCATGAAGAATCTGCGGCACGAGAACAAAGGCCGGGCCCCCCTCGTACCGCCCGAACTCCAGGAGGGCTTCCGCCAGGCCCTCCTCCAGCCCCATCCCAGGGACGGGCTTTGGAGCATACGCAACGCTGCGGAGTGGCTGGCTGAAAGGCTGGGACGTCCGGTGGATGGGCGGCGGGCCTGGTACTGGATGCGTCGCCTGGGCCTGGCCCCGCTGCGCCCCCGGCCGCGCCACCGGGAGGCGGATGCGAAGCGGCAGGAGGCTTTCAAAAAAAGCTCTTTCTGA
- a CDS encoding prolyl oligopeptidase family protein — MKLSYPPAPTAKVVEELHGVQIPDPYRPLEDPQAPETRAWIEAQNRLTFGYLEQIPLRETLRRRLEELWNYPRVLSFFKRGGRYFSLRNDGLQNQNVLYVQEHLEAAPRVLLDPNTLSEDGTVALSNYAVSRDGRYLAYALSKSGSDWLTWRVREVETAQDLPDEIRWSKFSSAAWLPDGSGFFYSRYDEPAEGTDYTGANYFQKVYLHRLGTPQQQDVLVYERPDQKEWGFQAFVTHDGRYECLHVWRGTHRENLFFYRPHGSEEPFVELVGEFVASFEFIRNQGSRFYFKTNLEAPRGRVVVVDVARGGLETLETLVPEGEDTLSFAEPAGDGLVLGYLHHASHRLELVDLEGRPRGRLPLPTLGMVPLVAGEEDDPELFYGFTSFLYPLTLYHHHLTTGQTRPLFTPPLQFDPSLYETHQVFVPSRDGTRVPLFLVHKKGLQLDGQNPTLLYGYGGFNIPMTPAFNPGRLVWLEQGGVFAQACLRGGGEYGEDWYRAGTLERKQNVFDDFIACAEWLIAQGYTKPQRLAIQGGSNGGLLVGAALTQRPELFGVALPAVGVLDMLRFHKFTIGWAWVSDYGSPDNPEHFQYLRAYSPLHNLKPGTHYPATLITTADHDDRVVPAHSFKFAAALQAAQGGPAPILIRIQTKAGHGLGKPTRMLIEEQADIYAFTLHQMGLA; from the coding sequence ATGAAACTTTCGTATCCCCCTGCCCCCACCGCAAAGGTGGTCGAGGAGCTGCACGGGGTGCAGATTCCCGACCCCTACCGCCCCCTCGAGGATCCCCAGGCCCCCGAGACCCGGGCCTGGATCGAGGCCCAGAACCGCCTCACCTTTGGCTACCTCGAGCAGATTCCCTTGCGGGAGACCCTCCGGCGGCGGCTCGAGGAACTCTGGAACTACCCCCGCGTGCTCAGTTTCTTTAAGCGTGGGGGCCGCTACTTTAGCCTGCGCAACGACGGCTTGCAGAACCAGAACGTGCTGTATGTGCAGGAACACCTGGAGGCGGCCCCCCGGGTCCTGCTCGACCCCAACACCCTCTCCGAGGACGGTACGGTGGCCCTGAGCAACTATGCCGTCAGCCGGGATGGGCGCTACCTGGCCTACGCCCTGAGCAAAAGCGGCTCGGACTGGCTCACCTGGCGGGTGCGCGAGGTGGAAACGGCCCAGGATCTGCCCGACGAGATCCGCTGGAGCAAGTTTAGCAGCGCGGCCTGGCTGCCCGATGGCAGCGGGTTCTTCTACAGCCGCTACGACGAACCCGCCGAAGGCACCGACTACACCGGGGCCAACTACTTCCAGAAGGTCTATCTGCACCGCTTGGGCACCCCCCAGCAGCAGGACGTGCTGGTCTACGAGCGGCCCGACCAGAAGGAGTGGGGTTTTCAGGCCTTCGTGACCCACGACGGGCGCTACGAGTGCCTGCACGTGTGGCGGGGCACCCACCGCGAGAACCTGTTTTTCTACCGGCCCCATGGCTCGGAGGAGCCCTTTGTTGAGCTGGTGGGCGAGTTTGTGGCCTCGTTCGAGTTCATCCGCAACCAGGGCTCCCGCTTCTACTTCAAAACCAACCTGGAGGCCCCCCGGGGCCGGGTGGTGGTGGTGGATGTGGCCCGAGGGGGGCTGGAAACCCTGGAGACCCTGGTGCCCGAGGGCGAGGACACCCTGAGCTTTGCGGAGCCCGCCGGGGACGGGCTGGTGCTGGGCTACCTGCACCACGCCAGCCACCGGCTGGAGCTGGTGGATCTCGAGGGGCGCCCCCGGGGCCGCCTGCCCCTACCCACGCTGGGTATGGTGCCGCTGGTGGCGGGCGAGGAAGACGACCCCGAACTCTTCTACGGCTTCACCTCTTTTTTGTACCCCCTCACCCTCTACCACCACCACCTGACCACCGGCCAGACCCGGCCCCTGTTCACACCGCCCCTGCAGTTCGACCCCAGCCTTTACGAGACCCACCAGGTGTTTGTGCCCAGCCGGGATGGTACGCGCGTACCCCTGTTTTTGGTGCACAAAAAAGGGCTTCAGCTCGACGGGCAGAACCCCACCTTGCTGTATGGCTACGGGGGCTTCAACATCCCCATGACCCCCGCCTTCAACCCAGGGCGGCTGGTCTGGCTCGAGCAGGGCGGGGTGTTTGCCCAGGCCTGCCTGCGCGGGGGCGGCGAGTACGGCGAGGACTGGTACCGGGCCGGCACTTTGGAGCGTAAGCAGAACGTCTTCGACGACTTTATCGCCTGCGCCGAGTGGCTCATCGCCCAGGGCTACACAAAACCCCAGCGGCTGGCTATTCAGGGGGGCTCCAACGGGGGGCTGCTGGTGGGGGCCGCCCTCACCCAGCGCCCGGAGCTGTTTGGGGTGGCGCTGCCGGCGGTGGGGGTGCTGGATATGCTGCGCTTCCACAAGTTCACCATCGGCTGGGCCTGGGTCTCGGATTACGGCTCGCCCGACAACCCCGAGCACTTCCAGTACCTGCGGGCCTACTCGCCCCTGCACAACCTAAAGCCCGGCACTCACTACCCGGCCACCCTGATCACCACCGCCGACCACGACGACCGGGTGGTGCCCGCGCACTCCTTCAAGTTCGCGGCAGCCCTGCAGGCCGCCCAGGGAGGCCCGGCCCCCATCCTTATTCGCATCCAGACCAAGGCCGGGCACGGATTGGGCAAGCCCACCCGCATGCTGATCGAAGAACAGGCCGATATCTACGCCTTTACCCTGCACCAGATGGGCCTGGCCTAG